The Flavobacterium sp. 1 genome contains the following window.
TACTATAGGAATGATATAATCCTTTCACAACTTACTTACAAATTTATTTTGGACTTTGAGCACTACCTTTTTAATTATGTTCCTAAGGACCATCAAAAGCAACTTAACAACAACGGTGTCATGAAGCATATCGAAAGACTGCGCAAAATGATAAATATGGCTGTTAAATTAGATTGGTTGCCCAAAGATCCCTTCGCAAGCTTTAAAAAACATTTTGACAAAGTGGAGCGAGAGTGTCTGACCAATAGAGAACTTGCAGATTTAGAAAAGAAACATTTTAGCATAGAACGTCTGAAACATGTAAGGAATATGTTCCTATTCAGCTGTTATACAGGACTTGCCTATATTGATCTTACCGAACTATCACCACATAATATCATTACCGGCCTTGATGGAGGGCTCTGGATATCCACAAGCAGGGCAAAGACAGATACAGGTGTTCGTGTACCACTGTTACCACAAGCAACTGAGCTAGTAGAAAAATATCGTGATGATCCACGAGCACAAAATATGGGCACGGTCTTCCCTGTAATTTCAAACCAGCGGATGAACGGTTACCTCAAAGAGATTGCTGACCTCTGTGGAATAACCAAGACGCTCACCTTTCATATTGCCAGACATACTTTTGCTACTACTGTTACCCTCAGCAACGGTGTACCTATTGAAAGTGTATCTAAAATGTTGGGACACACCAGCATCCGTACCAC
Protein-coding sequences here:
- a CDS encoding site-specific integrase, whose protein sequence is MKSTNTTFGVLFYLKTQKTSTQGKAPICARVTVNGKRTEISVKRSINANEWDEKKGMTKGSRKETVELNMFLNQFKAKIINTYQQMVLSDAAIDGPAIRDKVLGADHLVPTLISLIEYHNEQQASKLAKGTMKNYYTTQRYIEKFLREKYYRNDIILSQLTYKFILDFEHYLFNYVPKDHQKQLNNNGVMKHIERLRKMINMAVKLDWLPKDPFASFKKHFDKVERECLTNRELADLEKKHFSIERLKHVRNMFLFSCYTGLAYIDLTELSPHNIITGLDGGLWISTSRAKTDTGVRVPLLPQATELVEKYRDDPRAQNMGTVFPVISNQRMNGYLKEIADLCGITKTLTFHIARHTFATTVTLSNGVPIESVSKMLGHTSIRTTQIYAKVLEQKLSEDMRNLEQRISAKI